In Carassius gibelio isolate Cgi1373 ecotype wild population from Czech Republic chromosome B2, carGib1.2-hapl.c, whole genome shotgun sequence, a single genomic region encodes these proteins:
- the LOC127951533 gene encoding fibroin heavy chain isoform X8 yields the protein MTVRVYFSLIAVLSCLFGYLSITDATRRTAKPGRCPPQSCARKWCTSSCKSDSDCPNNEKCCSSGCGRSCTAPYTVKPGQCPIPEMIPPFAESCFHDGQCTATQKCCPTTSGHACSEPSAQGIGQVPGFGQVIGFGQGSGFGQGSGQGSGQGIGFGQGSGQGSGQGIGFGQGSGQGSGQGIGFGQGSGQGSGQGIGFGQGSGFGQGSGQGSGQGIGFGQGIGFGQGSGQGSGQGIGFGKGSGFGQGSGQGSGQGIGFGKGSGFGQGSGQGSGQGIGFGQGSGQGIGFGQGIGQGTGQGSGQGSGQGIGFGQGSGQGRGQGIGFGQGSGQGIGFGQGIGQGTGQGSGQGSGQGIGFGQGSGLGQGTGQGTGLGQGSGQGSGQGSGQGSGLGQGTGQGSGQGIGFGQGTGQGSGLGQGLGQGSGLGQGTGQGSGQGIGFGLGSGQGTGQGGGQGTGLGQGSGLGQGSGQGIGFGQGSGQGSGLAQGSGQGSGLGQGTGQGIGFGQGSGQGSGQGTGLGQGIGQGSGQGSGLGQGSGQGIGFGQGSGQGSGLGQGSGLGQGSGQGIGFGQGSGQGTGQGSGQGGGQGTGQGIGQGSGQGTGLGQGTGQGSGQGSGQGTGQGIGFGQGHGQGTGQGIGFGQGSGQGTGQGSGLGQGTGQGSGQGSGLGKGTGQGSGQGIGFGQGSGQGTGQGSGQGSGLGQGTGQGSGQGIGFGQGSGQGTGQGSGQGTGLGQGSGLGQGSGQGTGQGSGQGSGQGSGLGQGTGQGSGQGIGFGQGTGQGSGLGQGTGQGIGFGQGSGQGIGFGQGTGQGSGLGQGLGQGSGLGQGTGQGSGQGIGFGQGSGQGTGQGSGQGTGQGSGQGTGQGSGQGTGQGSGQGTGQGSGQGTGLGQGSGQGTGFGQGSGQGIGFGQGSGQGSGLGQGSGQGIGFGQGSGQGIGFGLGSGQGTGQGGGQGTGLGQGSGQGIGFGQGSGLAQGSGQGSGLGQGTGQGIGFGQGSGQGSGQGTGLGQGTGQGSGQGSGLDQGSGQGIGFGQGSGQGSGLGQGTGQGSGQGIGFGQGSGQGTGQGSGQGGGQGTGQGIGQGSGQGTGLGQGTGQGSGQGSGQGTGQGIGFGQGRGQGTGQGSGLGQGTGQGSGQGSGLGKGTGQGSGQGIGFGQGSGQGTGQGSGQGSGLGQGTGQGSGQGIGFGQGSGQGTGQGSGQGTGLGQGSGLGQGSGQGTGQGSGQGSGQGSGLGQGTGQGSGQGIGFGQGSGQGSGLGQGTGQGIGFGQGFGQGIGFGQGSGLGQGTGQGSGQGIGFGQGSGQGTGQGSGQGTGQGSGQGTGQGTGQGSGQGTGLGQGSGQGSGLGQGSGQGSGLGQGSGQGIGFGQGSGQGSGQGTGLGQGTGQGIGLGQGSGQGTGQGSGLGQGTGQGNGLGSGQGSGQGTGQGSGQGIGFGQGSGQGTGQGSGQGTGLGQGSGLGQGSGQGSGQGSGFGQGSGQGSGQGSGLGQGSGLGQETGQGCSKGQGCGH from the exons ATGACAGTGCGAGTGTACTTCTCGTTGATTGctgttttatcatgtttgttcGGATACTTGAGCATAACAGATGCTACTCGACGCACAG CAAAGCCAGGACGGTGTCCACCCCAATCATGTGCAAGAAAATGGTGTACCAGTTCCTGTAAGAGTGACTCTGACTGTCCCAACAATGAGAAGTGCTGCAGCAGTGGATGTGGAAGATCCTGTACGGCTCCCTATACAG TGAAACCAGGTCAGTGTCCCATACCAGAGATGATTCCCCCATTTgctgaaagctgtttccatgatggccagtgtactgccacacagaaatgttgcccaaccaccaGTGGCCATGCATGCAGTGAGCCAAGTGCTCAAGGAATTGGCCAAGTGCCTGGCTTTGGCCAGGTAATTGGCTTTGGCCAGGGGAGTGGCTTCGGCCAGGGGAGTGGTCAAGGGAGCGGCCAGGGAATTGGTTTTGGCCAGGGGAGTGGTCAAGGGAGCGGCCAGGGAATTGGTTTTGGCCAGGGGAGTGGTCAAGGGAGCGGCCAGGGAATTGGTTTTGGCCAGGGGAGTGGTCAAGGGAGCGGCCAGGGAATTGGTTTTGGCCAGGGGAGTGGCTTCGGCCAGGGGAGTGGGCAAGGGAGCGGCCAGGGAATTGGTTTTGGCCAGGGAATTGGTTTTGGCCAGGGGAGTGGGCAAGGGAGCGGCCAGGGAATTGGTTTTGGCAAGGGGAGTGGCTTCGGCCAGGGGAGTGGGCAAGGGAGCGGCCAGGGAATTGGTTTTGGCAAGGGGAGTGGCTTCGGCCAGGGGAGTGGGCAAGGGAGCGGCCAGGGAATTGGTTTTGGCCAGGGGAGTGGTCAAGGAATTGGTTTTGGTCAGGGAATTGGGCAAGGGACTGGCCAGGGGAGTGGTCAAGGGAGCGGCCAGGGAATTGGTTTTGGCCAGGGGAGTGGGCAAGGGAGAGGCCAGGGAATTGGTTTTGGCCAGGGGAGTGGTCAAGGAATTGGTTTTGGTCAGGGAATTGGGCAAGGGACTGGCCAGGGGAGTGGTCAAGGGAGTGGCCAGGGAATTGGCTTTGGACAGGGGAGTGGTCTTGGTCAGGGGACTGGACAGGGAACCGGCCTTGGTCAGGGCAGcggtcaggggagcggacagggcAGTGGTCAGGGTAGTGGTCTTGGTCAGGGCACTGGTCAGGGCAGTGGTCAGGGAATCGGCTTTGGTCAGGGAACTGGTCAGGGGAGTGGCCTTGGACAGGGCCTTGGTCAGGGGAGCGGCCTTGGTCAGGGgactggccagggaagcggacagggaatTGGTTTTGGTTTGGGCAGTGGTCAAGGGACTGGTCAGGGAGGTGGACAGGGAACCGGCcttggtcagggaagtggtcttggtcagggaagcggacagggaatCGGTTTTGGTCAGGGcagtggtcagggaagcggccttGCTCAGGGcagtggtcagggaagcggccttGGTCAGGGGACTGGGCAGGGAATCGGCTttggtcaggggagcggacagggcAGTGGTCAGGGGACTGGTCTTGGTCAGGGGATTGGACAGGGGAGCGGTCAGGGAAGTGGTCTTGGTCAGGGGAGCGGGCAGGGAATCGGTTTTGGTCAGGGCAGTGGTCAGGGGAGTGGACTTGGTCAGGGGAGCGGccttggtcagggaagcggacagggaatCGGTTTTGGCCAGGGCAGTGGTCAAGGGACTGGTCAGGGGAGTGGACAGGGCGGTGGTCAAGGGACTGGTCAGGGAATCGGTCAGGGCAGTGGTCAGGGGACTGGTCTTGGTCAGGGgactggccagggaagcggtcagggcagTGGTCAAGGGACTGGTCAGGGAATCGGTTTTGGTCAGGGCCATGGTCAGGGGACTGGACAGGGAATCGGTTTTGGTCAGGGCAGTGGTCAAGGgactggtcagggaagtggactTGGTCAAGGGActggtcaggggagcggacagggcAGTGGTCTTGGTAAGGGgactggacagggaagcggacagggaatCGGTTTTGGTCAGGGCAGTGGTCAAGGGActggtcaggggagcggacagggcAGTGGTCTTGGTCAGGGgactggacagggaagcggacagggaatTGGTTTTGGTCAGGGCAGTGGTCAAGGGACTGGTCAGGGGAGTGGACAGGGAACCGGCcttggtcagggaagtggtcttGGTCAGGGCAGCGGTCAAGGGActggtcaggggagcggacagggcAGTGGTCAGGGTAGTGGTCTTGGTCAGGGGACTGGCCAAGGAAGCGGACAGGGAATCGGTTTTGGACAGGGgactggacagggaagcggccttGGTCAGGGGACTGGACAGGGAATCGGTTTTGGCCAGGGCAGTGGTCAGGGAATCGGCTTTGGTCAAGGAACTGGTCAGGGGAGTGGCCTTGGACAGGGCCTTGGTCAGGGGAGCGGCCTTGGTCAGGGgactggacagggaagcggacagggaatCGGTTTTGGTCAGGGCAGTGGTCAAGGGACTGGTCAGGGCAGTGGTCAAGGGACTGGTCAGGGCAGTGGTCAAGGGACTGGTCAGGGCAGTGGTCAAGGGACTGGTCAGGGCAGTGGTCAAGGGACTGGTCAGGGCAGTGGTCAAGGGACCGGccttggtcagggaagcggacagggaacCGGttttggtcagggaagcggacagggaatCGGTTTTGGTCAGGGcagtggtcagggaagcggccttGGTCAGGGCAGTGGGCAGGGAATTGGTTttggtcagggaagtggacagggaatTGGTTTTGGTTTGGGCAGTGGTCAAGGGACTGGTCAGGGAGGTGGTCAGGGAACCGGCCttggtcagggaagtggacagggaatCGGttttggtcagggaagcggccttGCTCAGGGcagtggtcagggaagcggccttGGTCAGGGGACTGGGCAGGGAATCGGCTttggtcaggggagcggacagggcAGTGGTCAGGGGACTGGTCTTGGTCAGGGGACTGGACAGGGGAGCGGTCAGGGAAGTGGTCTTGATCAGGGGAGCGGGCAGGGAATCGGTTTTGGTCAGGGCAGTGGTCAGGGGAGTGGACTTGGTCAGGGgactggccagggaagcggacagggaatCGGTTTTGGCCAGGGCAGTGGTCAAGGGACTGGTCAGGGGAGTGGACAGGGCGGTGGTCAAGGGACTGGTCAGGGAATCGGTCAGGGCAGTGGTCAGGGGACTGGTCTTGGTCAGGGgactggccagggaagcggtcagggcagTGGTCAAGGGACTGGTCAGGGAATTGGTTTTGGTCAGGGCCGTGGTCAGGGgactggacagggaagtggactTGGTCAAGGGActggtcaggggagcggacagggcAGTGGTCTTGGTAAGGGgactggacagggaagcggacagggaatCGGTTTTGGTCAGGGCAGTGGTCAAGGGActggtcaggggagcggacagggcAGTGGTCTTGGTCAGGGgactggacagggaagcggacagggaatTGGTTTTGGTCAGGGCAGTGGTCAAGGGACTGGTCAGGGGAGTGGACAGGGAACCGGCcttggtcagggaagtggtcttGGTCAGGGCAGCGGTCAAGGGActggtcaggggagcggacagggcAGTGGTCAGGGTAGTGGTCTTGGTCAGGGGACTGGCCAAGGAAGTGGACAGGGAATCGGTTTTGGTCAGGGgagtggacagggaagcggccttGGTCAGGGGACTGGACAGGGAATCGGTTTTGGCCAGGGCTTTGGTCAGGGAATCGGCTTTGGTCAGGGGAGCGGCCTTGGTCAGGGgactggacagggaagcggacagggaatCGGTTTTGGTCAGGGCAGTGGTCAAGGGACTGGTCAGGGCAGTGGTCAAGGGACTGGTCAGGGCAGTGGTCAAGGGACTGGTCAAGGGActggtcaggggagcggacagggaaCCGGccttggtcagggaagcggacagggaagcggccttGGTCAGGGCAGTGGGCAGGGAAGCGGC CTTGGTCAGGGCAGTGGGCAGGGAATTGGCTttggtcaggggagcggacagggcAGTGGTCAGGGGACTGGTCTTGGTCAGGGGACTGGACAGGGAATCGGTCTTGGCCAGGGCAGCGGTCAAGGgactggtcagggaagtggactTGGTCAAGGGACTGGTCAGGGCAATGGTCTGGGGAGCGGCCAGGGTAGTGGTCAGGGgactggccagggaagcggacagggaatTGGTTTTGGTCAGGGCAGTGGTCAAGGGActggtcaggggagcggacagggaaCCGGCcttggtcagggaagtggtcttggtcagggaagtggtcagggcagtggtcagggaagcggctttggTCAGGGGAGTGGACAGGGCAGTGGTCAGGGGAGTGGTCTTGGTCAGGGCAGTGGCCTTGGTCAGGAGACTGGTCAGGGATGTAGTAAAGGTCAGGGATGTGGTCACTGA
- the LOC127951533 gene encoding fibroin heavy chain isoform X34: MTVRVYFSLIAVLSCLFGYLSITDATRRTAKPGRCPPQSCARKWCTSSCKSDSDCPNNEKCCSSGCGRSCTAPYTVKPGQCPIPEMIPPFAESCFHDGQCTATQKCCPTTSGHACSEPSAQGIGQVPGFGQVIGFGQGSGFGQGSGQGSGQGIGFGQGSGQGSGQGIGFGQGSGQGSGQGIGFGQGSGQGSGQGIGFGQGSGFGQGSGQGSGQGIGFGQGIGFGQGSGQGSGQGIGFGKGSGFGQGSGQGSGQGIGFGKGSGFGQGSGQGSGQGIGFGQGSGQGIGFGQGIGQGTGQGSGQGSGQGIGFGQGSGQGRGQGIGFGQGSGQGIGFGQGIGQGTGQGSGQGSGQGIGFGQGSGLGQGTGQGTGLGQGSGQGSGQGSGQGSGLGQGTGQGSGQGIGFGQGTGQGSGLGQGLGQGSGLGQGTGQGSGQGIGFGLGSGQGTGQGGGQGTGLGQGSGLGQGSGQGIGFGQGSGQGSGLAQGSGQGSGLGQGTGQGIGFGQGSGQGSGQGTGLGQGIGQGSGQGSGLGQGSGQGIGFGQGSGQGSGLGQGSGLGQGSGQGIGFGQGSGQGTGQGSGQGGGQGTGQGIGQGSGQGTGLGQGTGQGSGQGSGQGTGQGIGFGQGHGQGTGQGIGFGQGSGQGTGQGSGLGQGTGQGSGQGSGLGKGTGQGSGQGIGFGQGSGQGTGQGSGQGTGQGSGQGIGFGQGSGQGSGLGQGSGQGIGFGQGSGQGIGFGLGSGQGTGQGGGQGTGLGQGSGQGIGFGQGSGLAQGSGQGSGLGQGTGQGIGFGQGSGQGSGQGTGLGQGTGQGSGQGSGLDQGSGQGIGFGQGSGQGSGLGQGTGQGSGQGIGFGQGSGQGTGQGSGQGGGQGTGQGIGQGSGQGTGLGQGTGQGSGQGSGQGTGQGIGFGQGRGQGTGQGSGLGQGTGQGSGQGSGLGKGTGQGSGQGIGFGQGSGQGTGQGSGQGSGLGQGTGQGSGQGIGFGQGSGQGTGQGSGQGTGLGQGSGLGQGSGQGTGQGSGQGSGQGSGLGQGTGQGSGQGIGFGQGSGQGSGLGQGTGQGIGFGQGFGQGIGFGQGSGLGQGTGQGSGQGIGFGQGSGQGTGQGSGQGTGQGSGQGTGQGTGQGSGQGTGLGQGSGQGSGLGQGSGQGSGLGQGSGQGSGLGQGSGQGIGLGQGSGQGIGFGQGSGQGSGQGTGLGQGTGQGIGLGQGSGQGTGQGSGLGQGTGQGNGLGSGQGSGQGTGQGSGQGIGFGQGSGQGTGQGSGQGTGLGQGSGLGQGSGQGSGQGSGFGQGSGQGSGQGSGLGQGSGLGQETGQGCSKGQGCGH; encoded by the exons ATGACAGTGCGAGTGTACTTCTCGTTGATTGctgttttatcatgtttgttcGGATACTTGAGCATAACAGATGCTACTCGACGCACAG CAAAGCCAGGACGGTGTCCACCCCAATCATGTGCAAGAAAATGGTGTACCAGTTCCTGTAAGAGTGACTCTGACTGTCCCAACAATGAGAAGTGCTGCAGCAGTGGATGTGGAAGATCCTGTACGGCTCCCTATACAG TGAAACCAGGTCAGTGTCCCATACCAGAGATGATTCCCCCATTTgctgaaagctgtttccatgatggccagtgtactgccacacagaaatgttgcccaaccaccaGTGGCCATGCATGCAGTGAGCCAAGTGCTCAAGGAATTGGCCAAGTGCCTGGCTTTGGCCAGGTAATTGGCTTTGGCCAGGGGAGTGGCTTCGGCCAGGGGAGTGGTCAAGGGAGCGGCCAGGGAATTGGTTTTGGCCAGGGGAGTGGTCAAGGGAGCGGCCAGGGAATTGGTTTTGGCCAGGGGAGTGGTCAAGGGAGCGGCCAGGGAATTGGTTTTGGCCAGGGGAGTGGTCAAGGGAGCGGCCAGGGAATTGGTTTTGGCCAGGGGAGTGGCTTCGGCCAGGGGAGTGGGCAAGGGAGCGGCCAGGGAATTGGTTTTGGCCAGGGAATTGGTTTTGGCCAGGGGAGTGGGCAAGGGAGCGGCCAGGGAATTGGTTTTGGCAAGGGGAGTGGCTTCGGCCAGGGGAGTGGGCAAGGGAGCGGCCAGGGAATTGGTTTTGGCAAGGGGAGTGGCTTCGGCCAGGGGAGTGGGCAAGGGAGCGGCCAGGGAATTGGTTTTGGCCAGGGGAGTGGTCAAGGAATTGGTTTTGGTCAGGGAATTGGGCAAGGGACTGGCCAGGGGAGTGGTCAAGGGAGCGGCCAGGGAATTGGTTTTGGCCAGGGGAGTGGGCAAGGGAGAGGCCAGGGAATTGGTTTTGGCCAGGGGAGTGGTCAAGGAATTGGTTTTGGTCAGGGAATTGGGCAAGGGACTGGCCAGGGGAGTGGTCAAGGGAGTGGCCAGGGAATTGGCTTTGGACAGGGGAGTGGTCTTGGTCAGGGGACTGGACAGGGAACCGGCCTTGGTCAGGGCAGcggtcaggggagcggacagggcAGTGGTCAGGGTAGTGGTCTTGGTCAGGGCACTGGTCAGGGCAGTGGTCAGGGAATCGGCTTTGGTCAGGGAACTGGTCAGGGGAGTGGCCTTGGACAGGGCCTTGGTCAGGGGAGCGGCCTTGGTCAGGGgactggccagggaagcggacagggaatTGGTTTTGGTTTGGGCAGTGGTCAAGGGACTGGTCAGGGAGGTGGACAGGGAACCGGCcttggtcagggaagtggtcttggtcagggaagcggacagggaatCGGTTTTGGTCAGGGcagtggtcagggaagcggccttGCTCAGGGcagtggtcagggaagcggccttGGTCAGGGGACTGGGCAGGGAATCGGCTttggtcaggggagcggacagggcAGTGGTCAGGGGACTGGTCTTGGTCAGGGGATTGGACAGGGGAGCGGTCAGGGAAGTGGTCTTGGTCAGGGGAGCGGGCAGGGAATCGGTTTTGGTCAGGGCAGTGGTCAGGGGAGTGGACTTGGTCAGGGGAGCGGccttggtcagggaagcggacagggaatCGGTTTTGGCCAGGGCAGTGGTCAAGGGACTGGTCAGGGGAGTGGACAGGGCGGTGGTCAAGGGACTGGTCAGGGAATCGGTCAGGGCAGTGGTCAGGGGACTGGTCTTGGTCAGGGgactggccagggaagcggtcagggcagTGGTCAAGGGACTGGTCAGGGAATCGGTTTTGGTCAGGGCCATGGTCAGGGGACTGGACAGGGAATCGGTTTTGGTCAGGGCAGTGGTCAAGGgactggtcagggaagtggactTGGTCAAGGGActggtcaggggagcggacagggcAGTGGTCTTGGTAAGGGgactggacagggaagcggacagggaatCGGTTTTGGTCAGGGCAGTGGTCAAGGGAc TGGTCAGGGCAGTGGTCAAGGGACTGGTCAGGGG agcggacagggaatCGGTTTTGGTCAGGGcagtggtcagggaagcggccttGGTCAGGGCAGTGGGCAGGGAATTGGTTttggtcagggaagtggacagggaatTGGTTTTGGTTTGGGCAGTGGTCAAGGGACTGGTCAGGGAGGTGGTCAGGGAACCGGCCttggtcagggaagtggacagggaatCGGttttggtcagggaagcggccttGCTCAGGGcagtggtcagggaagcggccttGGTCAGGGGACTGGGCAGGGAATCGGCTttggtcaggggagcggacagggcAGTGGTCAGGGGACTGGTCTTGGTCAGGGGACTGGACAGGGGAGCGGTCAGGGAAGTGGTCTTGATCAGGGGAGCGGGCAGGGAATCGGTTTTGGTCAGGGCAGTGGTCAGGGGAGTGGACTTGGTCAGGGgactggccagggaagcggacagggaatCGGTTTTGGCCAGGGCAGTGGTCAAGGGACTGGTCAGGGGAGTGGACAGGGCGGTGGTCAAGGGACTGGTCAGGGAATCGGTCAGGGCAGTGGTCAGGGGACTGGTCTTGGTCAGGGgactggccagggaagcggtcagggcagTGGTCAAGGGACTGGTCAGGGAATTGGTTTTGGTCAGGGCCGTGGTCAGGGgactggacagggaagtggactTGGTCAAGGGActggtcaggggagcggacagggcAGTGGTCTTGGTAAGGGgactggacagggaagcggacagggaatCGGTTTTGGTCAGGGCAGTGGTCAAGGGActggtcaggggagcggacagggcAGTGGTCTTGGTCAGGGgactggacagggaagcggacagggaatTGGTTTTGGTCAGGGCAGTGGTCAAGGGACTGGTCAGGGGAGTGGACAGGGAACCGGCcttggtcagggaagtggtcttGGTCAGGGCAGCGGTCAAGGGActggtcaggggagcggacagggcAGTGGTCAGGGTAGTGGTCTTGGTCAGGGGACTGGCCAAGGAAGTGGACAGGGAATCGGTTTTGGTCAGGGgagtggacagggaagcggccttGGTCAGGGGACTGGACAGGGAATCGGTTTTGGCCAGGGCTTTGGTCAGGGAATCGGCTTTGGTCAGGGGAGCGGCCTTGGTCAGGGgactggacagggaagcggacagggaatCGGTTTTGGTCAGGGCAGTGGTCAAGGGACTGGTCAGGGCAGTGGTCAAGGGACTGGTCAGGGCAGTGGTCAAGGGACTGGTCAAGGGActggtcaggggagcggacagggaaCCGGccttggtcagggaagcggacagggaagcggccttGGTCAGGGCAGTGGGCAGGGAAGCGGCCTTGGTCAGGGCAGTGGGCAGGGAAGCGGCCTTGGTCAGGGCAGTGGGCAGGGAATTGGCCTTGGTCAGGGCAGTGGGCAGGGAATTGGCTttggtcaggggagcggacagggcAGTGGTCAGGGGACTGGTCTTGGTCAGGGGACTGGACAGGGAATCGGTCTTGGCCAGGGCAGCGGTCAAGGgactggtcagggaagtggactTGGTCAAGGGACTGGTCAGGGCAATGGTCTGGGGAGCGGCCAGGGTAGTGGTCAGGGgactggccagggaagcggacagggaatTGGTTTTGGTCAGGGCAGTGGTCAAGGGActggtcaggggagcggacagggaaCCGGCcttggtcagggaagtggtcttggtcagggaagtggtcagggcagtggtcagggaagcggctttggTCAGGGGAGTGGACAGGGCAGTGGTCAGGGGAGTGGTCTTGGTCAGGGCAGTGGCCTTGGTCAGGAGACTGGTCAGGGATGTAGTAAAGGTCAGGGATGTGGTCACTGA